The DNA sequence TCGTGCTGTCGATATTCTCGTTTTCCACCATCGCTGGTGCACTCCTCGACCGGTGGCGGCAACCCGCTCACCGGGTACTCTCCGTCGGAGGCGCCGCTCGGCGCCTGCCGTAATCCTGGCTCGGACTGCCGGTGCTCGTGGCACCCGCGTCCGGCTCTCCCTTGTCTTGTGCCGGCCTGCGTGGCCGGCTGTTCATTCGGGCGCACCTGGCGCCCTCAAGCCTTCTGTTCGTGTCGGCCGGCATGCTGCCGGAACGACTTATCCAATGATTATCGCATGTCGGCGGCTCCGAACCGGCGCAACCGGCGTTCACAGAACGGGCGCGCCGCGTCATGCCATAATCCGACTGTGCCTGCCTCGAAGACCGCGCCTGCTACCCCACAGCCGTCAAAACCGACGACCGATCCCGCTCCCGCGGGGTACCGCCGCCCGACCGCCCTCGCGATCTTCCTGATCGTCGCCGGGGTCATCGGCTTCTGGGCGGCGTTCATGCTGACCGTGGACAAGTTCCACCTGCTCGCCGACTCCCACGCGCAGCTCTCCTGCAACTTCAACGTCCTCGTCGGCTGCAGCAAGAACCTGAACTCGTGGCAGGGCTCGCTGCTGGGCTTCCCGAACCCGCTCCTCGGCCTGGCCGGCTGGACGGCGACCATCGCGGTCGGCGTCGGACTGTTCGCCGCCGGGCGCTTCGCCCGGTGGTACTGGATCGCGTTCAACGTCGGCGTCGTGCTCGCCCTGGTGCTGGTGATCTTCCTCATCACCGAGTCGCTGACCGTGCTGAACGTGCTCTGCCCGTGGTGCATGGTCACCTGGACCGTGACGATCCCGACGTTCTGGGCGGTCACGCTCTACAACCTCAAGGAGGGGCACATCCCCGTGCCCGAGCGCGCCCGCCGGTTCTTCGGCACGCTCTACGGCTGGGTGCCGCTGATCACGATCGTCAGCTACGCGATCGTCGCCGTGCTGGCGCAGATCCAGCTCGACTGGATCCACCGGGCGTTCGTCTGATCCCCGGGCGCTGATCCCCCGGCACGCGAAACGGCTCCCGACCATCTGGTCGGGAGCCGTTCCTCGTGCGGTCGGGGGTTCAGCCGAACCAGAGCGCGAGCTCGCGCTGCGCCGACTCGGGCGAGTCGGAGCCGTGCACCAGGTTCTGCTGCACCTTGAGGCCCCAGTCGCGGGCCAGGTCGCCGCGGATCGTGCCGGGCAGAGCACCGGTCGGGTCGGTCGCGCCCGCGAGCGAGCGGAAGCCCTCGATCACGCGGTTGCCTGCGACGCGCAGGGCGACGACGGGGCCGGACTCCATGAACTCCACGAGGGGCTCGTAGAACGGCTTGCCCTCGTGCTCGGCGTAGTGCTTCGCGAGGAGCTCGCGGTCGGCCTGCAGCATCCGGATGTCGACGAGCGAGTAGCCCTTGGCCTCGATGCGGCGCAGGATCTCGCCCGTGAGGTTGCGGGCGACTCCGTCGGGCTTGACGAGGACGAGGGTCTCTTCGACGGCGGTGGTCATCTGGTCTCCGTTCGGTTGTTCCGGTCGATGTTGTTCCGGTCGATGCGGGAGGCGACGATCATGCAGTAGGTCCACATTGCCGTGAAGATCGCCCCCACGATGAAGAAGGCGGGCTGCAGGAAGCCGGCCGCGACGACGAGCACCTGGACGATCCAGCCCAGGACGACGCCGACGCGATTGCGCATGAGCCCGATGGCCGCGATCATCAGCACGACCACCAGCGCTCCCCCGCCGAGCGCGATCCACGCCGGCAGGGCCTTCAGCCCGAAGAGCACGAGCGCGCCCAGGAATACGACGATCAGCTCGAAGCCGAGCACGATCGAGCCGAGGCTCTCGCGGAGGCCGCGCTGACGGCGGGCGCGCGGCTGCTTGGCTGCGGCGCTCACGCTGTGGCGTCCTTCCAGCCCTGCTCGTCGGCGTACGCCATCGCGGCGCCGACCAGCACGATCGAGCCCGTGACGACCACCGCGCGGCGCGGTTCCTCGCCCGCCCACTCGCGCGCGGCCTCCAGGGCGTCGAGTGCGTCGCCGTAGACGATGGTCGCCTCGTCGCCGGCCTCCTCGCGCACGATGTCCCCCAGGTCTTCGGCGGGCAGGGCACGGTCGGAGGCGGGCTCGGTCACGAAGAACTGCGTCGCGACGGGGGTGAGCGCGCGGATGACCCCGCGGGCGTCCTTGTCGCCCAGGCTGCCGACCACGAAGGTGAGCTCGTCGAAGTCGAAGTAGCGGCGGAGGGCGTCGGCCAGGGTCGCCGCTCCCGCGGGGTTGTGCGCGGCGTCCACCAGGATGGTCGGCTCGACGCCGACGAGCTGGAGGCGACCGGGCGAGGTCGCGGTGGCGAAGCCCTCCTCGACGAGGTCGGTCTTCAGCGGCTGGGTCCCGCGGCCGAGGAAGGTCTCGACCGCCGCGATCGCGACGGCGGCGTTCTGCGCCTGGTGGTCGCCGTAGAGCGGGAGGAAGACGTCCGCGTAGGTCGCCGCCCGTCCCCGGACGGTCACGAGCTGGCCGCCGACGGCGACCTGGGTGCTGACGACGTCGAACGCCTGCGGCTGAGCCGCGAGCGTGGACTCGGTGAGCCGGGCGGCCTCCTCCAGCTCGGCCATGGCCTCCGGAGCCTGGGCCGAGGTCACGACGTCGGCGGAGGGCTTGATGATGCCCGACTTGGTGCGCGCGATCTCGCGGACGGTGCCCCCGAGCTGCTTGGTGTGGTCGAGCGAGATGGGCGTGAACACCGCCACCTGGCCGTCGCCGACGTTGGTGGAGTCCCACTCGCCGCCCATGCCGACCTCGATGACGGCGACGTCGACCGGTGCGTCCGCGAAGGCGGCGAACGCCAGCGCGGTCAGCGCCTCGAAGAAGGTCAGCGGCGCCTTGCCCTGCTCCTGCAGCTCGGCGTCCACGATCTCCAGGTATGGGCGGACGTCCTCCCAGTTGCTCACCAGAGCCTCGTCGGAGATCGGCACGCCGTCGATCATGATGCGCTCGTTGAAGCGCACCAGGTGCGGGCTGGTCAGCAGGCCCGTACGCAGCCCGTAGGCGCGCAGGATGCTCTCCGCGATCCGGCTGGTCGAGGTCTTCCCGTTCGTGCCGGTGATGTGGATGATCGGGTACGCCCGCTGCGGGTCGCCGAGCAGCTCGACGGCACGGCGGGTCGCGTCGAGGCGGCGCTCGGGGGCGCCCTCGCCGACGCGGGCGAGGAGGGCCTGGTAGACCGCCTCCGCGTCCTCGCGCAGTTCGTCGTCGTCGGTCATCGGGTGGCCTCCACCTTCGTCACGCCGACCGTGAACCGGCCCGCGTTCGCGTACAGTCCGGCGGCGAAGTCCTTGCTGAAGTCATCGCGGGCGTCCTCGGAGCGGCCGCCGGCGGCGACGAACTCGAACTCCAGCGCCAGGGTCTCCGCCGCGATGTCCACGGCCTCCCCCGCCAGTGCGATGGCGCGCACGTCGTCGGCGTGCTCGAACGCCACGCTCAGCTCGATCCGGTCGCTCACGTCGAGCCCGGCCGCCTTGCGGGTGTCCTGCACGGCGCGGATGACGTCCCTGGCCAGGCCCTCGGCCTCCAGCTCCGGCGTCGTGGCCGTGTCGAGCAGCACGAAGCCGCCGCCGGGCAGCAGCGCCAGCGCCGAGGTCGCCTCGTCGTCGGTCTGCGCGGTCTCCAGCACCAGCTCGTACTCGCCCTCGGCCAGCTCCACGCCGCCCACGGTAACGACTCCGTCGTGCTCCGACCAGTCGCCGGCGCGAGCGGCCTGGATGACCTGCTGCACCTGCTTGCCGAGCCGGGGACCCGCCGCACGGGCGTTCACGGTCAGCTTGCTGGTGATGCCGTACGACGTCGCGCTGTCGTCGGCGAGCTCGACCAGCTCGACCGCCTTGACGTTCAGCTCGTCGCGCAGGATCGCCTCGAACGGGCGCAGCGCGTCGGCGTCCGTGGCGACGACGGTCAGCGACGCGAGCGGCAGGCGCACGCGGCGGCCGGACTGCTTGCGCAGCGAGAGCGTGGTCGAGCTGATCGCGCGGATGCGGTCCATCGCGTCGACCAGTGCGTCGTCGGCCGGGAACTCCGCCGCCTCCGGCCAGTCGGTGAGGTGAACGCTGCGGCCCCCGGTGAGGTCCTTCCAGATGCGCTCGCTGACCAGCGGGAGCAGCGGGGCGGCGACCCGGGTCAGGGTCTCCAGCACCGTGTAGAGGGTGTCGAACGCCTCGGCGCCCGAGCCGTCCTCGGCGACGCCGGTCCAGAACCGGTCGCGCGAGCGGCGCACGTACCAGTTGGTCAGCACGTCGGCGAAGTCGCGCAGCTTGGCCGCGGCGAGCGTCGAGTCGAGCCCGTCCAGGTCGGCCGTCACGGCCTCCACCAGGTCGCGCGTCTTGGCGAGCAGATAGCGGTCGAGCACGTCGGTGGAGGCCGTCGAGCGCTTCGCCTCGTAGCCGGACGCGTTGGCGTACAGCGAGAAGAAGTACCACGTGCTCCACAGCGGCAGCAGCACCTGGCGGACACCCTCGCGGATGCCCTCCTCGGTGACGATGAGATTGCCGCCGCGCAGCACAGGGCTCGACATCAGGAACCAGCGCATCGCGTCGGAGCCGTCGCGGTCGAAGACCTCGTTGACGTCCGGGTAGTTGCGCAGCGACTTGGACATCTTCTGGCCGTCGCTGCCGAGCACGATGCCGTGCGAGATCACGTTCTTGAACGCGGCGCGGTCGAACAGCGCGGTGCCGAGCGTGTGCAGCAGGTAGAACCAGCCGCGGGTCTGCCCGATGTACTCCACGATGAAGTCGGCCGGGTTGTGGCTGTCGAACCAGTCGTGGTTCTCGAACGGGTAGTGCACCTGGGCGAACGGCATCGACCCGGAGTCGAACCAGACGTCGAGCACATCCGGGATGCGGCGCATGGTCGACGCCCCGCTCGGGTCGTCCGGGTTCTGCCGGGTGAGCTCGTCGATGAACGGGCGGTGCAGGTCGGGCTCGCCCGCGGCGTTGACCGGCAGCCGCCCGAAGTCGCGCTCCAGCTCCTCCAACGAGCCGTACACGTCGACGCGCGGGAAGTTCGGGTCGTCGCTCTTCCAGACCGGGATCGGCGAGCCGAAGTAGCGGTTGCGCGACACCGACCAGTCGCGGGCGCCGGCCAGCCACTTGCCGAACTGGCCGTCCTTGACGTTCTCCGGCACCCAGTTGATGCCCTGGTTGAGCTCGACCATCCGGTCGCGGAACTCGGTCACGCGCACGAACCAGCTGGACACCGCCTTGTAGATCAGCGGGTTGCGGCAGCGCCAGCAGTGCGGATACGAGTGCTCGTAGCTCGCCTGGCGCAGCAGCCGGCCGTCCTCGCGCAGCAGCGTGGTGAGCGGCTTGTTGGCCTCGAAGACCTGCAGGCCGGCGACGTCCTGCACCTCGGCGAGGAAGCGCGCGCCGTCGTCCACCGAGATGATCACGGGGATGCCGGCCGCCTCGCAGACGCGCTGGTCGTCCTCGCCGTAGGCCGGGGCCTGGTGGACGATGCCGGTGCCGTCCTCGGTGGTGACGTAGTCGTCGACGAGGATCTGCCAGGCGTTCTGCGTGCCGTACTTCTCGGTGTCGGCGTAGTAGTCCCAGAGCCGGTCGTACGTGACGCCGGCCAGCTCGCCGCCGCGGACGGTGCGGCTGACCGCGTCGCGCGCGGCCTCCGCAGAGCCGTAGCCGAGCTCCTTCGCGTAGTTGCCGACCAGGTCGATCGCCAGCAGGTACTCGCCGCTCAGCGACTCCTCGTGCAGGGCGGAGCTGTGCCGCCCGCCGTCGCGCCCGTGCACATCCGCGGCACCGTTCGGCCCGGCCGGGACGACCGCGTACTCGATGTCGGGACCGACCACCAGCGCGAGGTTGGTGGGCAGGGTCCACGGCGTCGTCGTCCAGGCCAGGGCGCGCACGCCGGTGAGGCCGAGGGCCTCGGCCTTGGCGCCGGTCAGCGGGAAGGTCACCGTGACGGTCTGGTCCTGGCGCATCTTGTAGACGTCGTCGTCCATGCGCAGCTCGTGGTTGGACAGCGGGGTCTGGTCGCGCCAGCAGTACGGCAGCACGCGGTGGCCCTCGTACGCCAGGCCCTTCTCGTGCAGCTGCTTGAACGCCCAGATCACCGACTCCATGTAGGAGGTGTCCAGCGTCTTGTAGTCGTTGTCGAAGTCGACCCAGCGCGCCTGGCGGGTGACGTACTCCTGCCACTCGCGGGTGTAGCGCAGCACGGAGTCCTTCGCGGCCTGGTTGAAGGCGGCGAGGCCCATCTCCTCGATCTGGCTCTTGTCGGTGA is a window from the Leifsonia shinshuensis genome containing:
- a CDS encoding DUF4233 domain-containing protein, coding for MSAAAKQPRARRQRGLRESLGSIVLGFELIVVFLGALVLFGLKALPAWIALGGGALVVVLMIAAIGLMRNRVGVVLGWIVQVLVVAAGFLQPAFFIVGAIFTAMWTYCMIVASRIDRNNIDRNNRTETR
- a CDS encoding vitamin K epoxide reductase family protein translates to MPASKTAPATPQPSKPTTDPAPAGYRRPTALAIFLIVAGVIGFWAAFMLTVDKFHLLADSHAQLSCNFNVLVGCSKNLNSWQGSLLGFPNPLLGLAGWTATIAVGVGLFAAGRFARWYWIAFNVGVVLALVLVIFLITESLTVLNVLCPWCMVTWTVTIPTFWAVTLYNLKEGHIPVPERARRFFGTLYGWVPLITIVSYAIVAVLAQIQLDWIHRAFV
- the ileS gene encoding isoleucine--tRNA ligase; this translates as MPYPKSAPDGAPESTGREPQDVTPSPVFPEIETDVLAFWAEDGTFRASVENREGAPEWVFYDGPPFANGLPHYGHLLTGYAKDVFPRFQTMRGKKVERRFGWDTHGLPAELEAERQLGITDKSQIEEMGLAAFNQAAKDSVLRYTREWQEYVTRQARWVDFDNDYKTLDTSYMESVIWAFKQLHEKGLAYEGHRVLPYCWRDQTPLSNHELRMDDDVYKMRQDQTVTVTFPLTGAKAEALGLTGVRALAWTTTPWTLPTNLALVVGPDIEYAVVPAGPNGAADVHGRDGGRHSSALHEESLSGEYLLAIDLVGNYAKELGYGSAEAARDAVSRTVRGGELAGVTYDRLWDYYADTEKYGTQNAWQILVDDYVTTEDGTGIVHQAPAYGEDDQRVCEAAGIPVIISVDDGARFLAEVQDVAGLQVFEANKPLTTLLREDGRLLRQASYEHSYPHCWRCRNPLIYKAVSSWFVRVTEFRDRMVELNQGINWVPENVKDGQFGKWLAGARDWSVSRNRYFGSPIPVWKSDDPNFPRVDVYGSLEELERDFGRLPVNAAGEPDLHRPFIDELTRQNPDDPSGASTMRRIPDVLDVWFDSGSMPFAQVHYPFENHDWFDSHNPADFIVEYIGQTRGWFYLLHTLGTALFDRAAFKNVISHGIVLGSDGQKMSKSLRNYPDVNEVFDRDGSDAMRWFLMSSPVLRGGNLIVTEEGIREGVRQVLLPLWSTWYFFSLYANASGYEAKRSTASTDVLDRYLLAKTRDLVEAVTADLDGLDSTLAAAKLRDFADVLTNWYVRRSRDRFWTGVAEDGSGAEAFDTLYTVLETLTRVAAPLLPLVSERIWKDLTGGRSVHLTDWPEAAEFPADDALVDAMDRIRAISSTTLSLRKQSGRRVRLPLASLTVVATDADALRPFEAILRDELNVKAVELVELADDSATSYGITSKLTVNARAAGPRLGKQVQQVIQAARAGDWSEHDGVVTVGGVELAEGEYELVLETAQTDDEATSALALLPGGGFVLLDTATTPELEAEGLARDVIRAVQDTRKAAGLDVSDRIELSVAFEHADDVRAIALAGEAVDIAAETLALEFEFVAAGGRSEDARDDFSKDFAAGLYANAGRFTVGVTKVEATR
- the ndk gene encoding nucleoside-diphosphate kinase: MTTAVEETLVLVKPDGVARNLTGEILRRIEAKGYSLVDIRMLQADRELLAKHYAEHEGKPFYEPLVEFMESGPVVALRVAGNRVIEGFRSLAGATDPTGALPGTIRGDLARDWGLKVQQNLVHGSDSPESAQRELALWFG
- a CDS encoding bifunctional folylpolyglutamate synthase/dihydrofolate synthase is translated as MTDDDELREDAEAVYQALLARVGEGAPERRLDATRRAVELLGDPQRAYPIIHITGTNGKTSTSRIAESILRAYGLRTGLLTSPHLVRFNERIMIDGVPISDEALVSNWEDVRPYLEIVDAELQEQGKAPLTFFEALTALAFAAFADAPVDVAVIEVGMGGEWDSTNVGDGQVAVFTPISLDHTKQLGGTVREIARTKSGIIKPSADVVTSAQAPEAMAELEEAARLTESTLAAQPQAFDVVSTQVAVGGQLVTVRGRAATYADVFLPLYGDHQAQNAAVAIAAVETFLGRGTQPLKTDLVEEGFATATSPGRLQLVGVEPTILVDAAHNPAGAATLADALRRYFDFDELTFVVGSLGDKDARGVIRALTPVATQFFVTEPASDRALPAEDLGDIVREEAGDEATIVYGDALDALEAAREWAGEEPRRAVVVTGSIVLVGAAMAYADEQGWKDATA